The following proteins are co-located in the Methylomonas sp. 11b genome:
- a CDS encoding class I SAM-dependent methyltransferase, with amino-acid sequence MTEEKPFDAMFSSVIGQEYQMLNLICPFATEMSRLVGEMVGDYCEKQSAPQTVVELGGGTGITTLAILSAADNLSILSVDNEPTMQNQAKQSLRDWVAAGRLCFSGEDALTALQALASDSVDILASAYTLHNFHCDYRRQVLVEIYRVLKPGGKFVNGDRYALDDVSAHTRSIQQEVGGYFKVLTEINRLDLLEHWIVHLFNDESENHVMRESVALAQMAKAGFRDIDLQQRMEVNALVTALK; translated from the coding sequence ATGACGGAAGAAAAACCCTTCGATGCGATGTTCTCCAGCGTGATTGGTCAAGAATATCAAATGCTCAACTTGATATGCCCATTTGCGACGGAAATGAGCCGCTTAGTTGGTGAAATGGTTGGCGATTACTGTGAAAAGCAGAGCGCTCCCCAGACAGTGGTTGAACTTGGTGGCGGTACTGGTATCACTACGTTGGCGATCCTGTCTGCCGCGGATAACCTAAGTATATTAAGTGTCGATAACGAACCCACTATGCAAAATCAGGCGAAGCAGAGTTTGCGGGACTGGGTCGCAGCAGGCAGATTGTGTTTTTCCGGCGAGGACGCCTTGACGGCATTACAAGCATTGGCGAGCGACAGTGTCGATATTTTGGCGTCGGCATATACTTTGCATAATTTCCATTGCGATTACCGCCGTCAAGTGTTGGTCGAAATATATCGGGTGTTAAAGCCGGGTGGAAAATTCGTCAACGGCGACCGTTATGCCTTGGATGATGTCAGCGCGCATACCCGCAGCATTCAGCAAGAAGTTGGCGGTTATTTTAAGGTGTTGACCGAAATCAACCGATTGGATTTACTCGAGCATTGGATAGTCCATCTGTTTAACGACGAGTCGGAAAATCATGTCATGCGCGAATCCGTCGCGTTGGCGCAGATGGCTAAGGCCGGTTTTCGGGACATTGATTTGCAGCAACGCATGGAGGTCAATGCCTTGGTAACTGCGCTTAAATGA
- a CDS encoding 2-isopropylmalate synthase: MKDKLIIFDTTLRDGEQSPGASMTRDEKVRIARALERMKVDVIEAGFPAASQGDFEAVQAVADAIKDSTVCGLARALDKDIDRAGEALKGAKSSRIHTFIATSPIHMQKKLNMQPDQVIEYAVRAVKRARQYTDNVEFSPEDAGRSEEDFLCRILEAVIDAGATTLNIPDTVGYSMPQQFGATIANLIKRIPNSDKAIFSVHCHNDLGLAVANSLSAVMNGARQVECTINGLGERAGNASLEEIVMAVRTRQDFFGCDTGLDAREIVTCSKLVSSITGFPVQPNKAIVGANAFAHESGIHQDGVLKNRETYEIMRAEDVGWTTNRMVLGKHSGRNAFKTRMAELGVDFAGEADLNDAFFRFKQLADKKHDIFDEDLQALISEQGFEAEDEHIKLVALKVCSETGEVPNATVTIRVDGKEVTGSGQGGGAVDASLKAIESLVKTGATLALYSVNNITTGTDAQGEVTVRLENAGRIVNGSGADTDIVIASAKAYINAVNKLQTPDQRQHPQKGDV, translated from the coding sequence ATGAAAGATAAATTAATTATATTCGACACTACTTTGCGCGACGGCGAGCAAAGCCCTGGCGCCTCCATGACCCGCGATGAAAAAGTCCGCATCGCCCGTGCGCTGGAGCGGATGAAAGTTGATGTGATCGAAGCGGGGTTCCCGGCAGCCAGCCAAGGCGATTTCGAAGCCGTCCAAGCAGTGGCGGATGCAATCAAAGACAGCACAGTTTGCGGTTTGGCACGGGCCTTGGATAAAGACATCGACAGAGCCGGCGAAGCCTTGAAAGGCGCGAAAAGCTCGCGAATCCATACGTTTATCGCCACCTCGCCGATCCATATGCAAAAGAAGTTGAATATGCAGCCTGATCAGGTGATCGAATACGCAGTTCGGGCGGTGAAGCGTGCCCGTCAATACACCGACAACGTCGAATTCTCCCCAGAAGACGCCGGCCGCTCGGAAGAAGATTTCTTGTGCCGTATCTTGGAAGCAGTGATCGATGCCGGAGCGACGACGCTTAATATCCCGGATACGGTCGGCTACAGCATGCCTCAGCAATTCGGCGCGACCATTGCCAATTTGATCAAACGCATTCCCAATTCCGACAAGGCTATCTTCTCGGTACATTGCCACAACGATTTGGGCTTGGCGGTTGCCAATTCCTTGTCCGCGGTAATGAATGGCGCTCGGCAGGTGGAATGCACCATCAACGGTTTGGGCGAACGCGCCGGCAATGCCTCTTTAGAAGAAATCGTGATGGCCGTGCGCACCCGGCAGGATTTCTTTGGTTGCGATACCGGCTTGGATGCGCGTGAGATTGTCACCTGCTCAAAGCTCGTGTCATCCATTACCGGCTTTCCGGTGCAGCCTAACAAGGCCATCGTCGGCGCGAACGCCTTTGCCCACGAATCAGGGATTCATCAAGACGGTGTATTGAAAAACCGGGAGACTTACGAAATCATGCGCGCCGAGGATGTGGGTTGGACCACCAACCGCATGGTATTGGGCAAACATTCCGGACGTAACGCGTTCAAAACCCGGATGGCGGAGCTGGGCGTAGACTTTGCCGGCGAAGCGGATTTGAACGACGCATTTTTCAGATTCAAACAACTCGCAGACAAAAAACACGATATTTTCGACGAAGACTTGCAGGCCTTGATTTCTGAACAAGGTTTCGAAGCGGAAGACGAGCATATCAAGTTGGTAGCTTTAAAAGTGTGTTCAGAAACCGGCGAAGTACCTAACGCCACCGTCACGATACGCGTCGACGGTAAAGAAGTAACCGGCAGCGGACAAGGCGGCGGTGCGGTGGATGCAAGCCTGAAAGCGATAGAAAGCTTGGTGAAAACCGGAGCGACTTTAGCGCTGTACTCGGTTAACAACATCACCACCGGCACGGATGCTCAAGGTGAAGTAACAGTGAGACTGGAAAATGCCGGCCGTATCGTTAATGGTTCCGGAGCCGACACCGACATCGTGATCGCCTCGGCCAAGGCTTACATTAACGCGGTTAACAAACTGCAAACACCCGACCAACGTCAGCATCCGCAAAAAGGCGATGTCTGA
- a CDS encoding uracil-DNA glycosylase — protein MDNATRLQYLEAMGIDVWLPRHQPVVIPRAAVYLENPVENVERLEQPEGRQDVFSKQTVSSVIETVNAETPRHSVSSPSSHANDQIWRDLQHEVSLCQACSLCKTRTQTVFGVGNKQATWMLIGEAPGQNEDLQGEPFVGKAGQLLTEMLRAIGLKREEVYIANMLKCRPPNNRDPQTEEVAACKNFLQQQIELIQPKIILAVGRIAAQNLLDTQQPLAKLRGVQHQLHNIPLIVIHHPAYLLRSLLEKAKAWSDLQFALSVYQKLEKLNHVETVT, from the coding sequence ATGGATAACGCGACCCGCTTGCAATATTTGGAAGCGATGGGCATTGATGTCTGGCTACCTAGGCATCAACCTGTCGTCATTCCGCGAGCGGCCGTTTATCTTGAAAATCCAGTCGAAAACGTAGAACGGCTTGAACAACCTGAAGGCCGGCAAGATGTGTTCTCCAAGCAAACGGTATCAAGCGTCATCGAAACCGTTAATGCCGAAACTCCGCGACATTCCGTTTCATCGCCATCATCCCACGCCAACGATCAAATATGGAGAGACTTGCAACACGAGGTTTCTTTGTGCCAAGCCTGCTCGCTGTGTAAAACCCGCACCCAAACCGTATTCGGTGTCGGCAATAAGCAAGCAACCTGGATGCTGATCGGCGAAGCGCCAGGGCAGAACGAAGATTTACAAGGCGAGCCATTCGTCGGCAAGGCTGGCCAACTTTTAACCGAAATGCTGCGGGCAATTGGCTTAAAGCGCGAAGAAGTCTACATCGCCAATATGCTGAAATGTCGACCGCCGAACAACCGCGATCCGCAAACAGAGGAAGTTGCCGCTTGTAAAAATTTTTTACAGCAGCAAATTGAATTGATACAGCCAAAAATTATTTTGGCTGTAGGCCGCATTGCCGCACAAAATTTGCTCGACACGCAACAACCTCTGGCAAAATTGCGAGGGGTCCAGCATCAGTTGCACAACATCCCTTTAATTGTCATTCACCACCCGGCTTACTTATTACGTTCATTGCTGGAAAAAGCCAAGGCCTGGAGCGACTTGCAATTTGCACTGTCGGTCTATCAAAAACTAGAAAAATTGAACCATGTGGAAACTGTTACATAA
- the lnt gene encoding apolipoprotein N-acyltransferase: MPIPSNKHSRVMTRILNCKWELAAPVFGILLTMAFAPYDYAYAAIGALVFIYWVWQRQMPKRAVLSGYLFGLGLFGSGIWWTYISIHDFGGGDPYSSIALTALLVAVWALFPALTGWFIAKTSMWSGAWLRITAAAVAWVAVEYFRGYWLLNGFPWLQIAYSQLSTPLAGYAPLTGVYGVGFLLAVSAFSLVEILRGKLPALPGLLVLGLIWAGGGYLRTVSWTQAAGAPIKVTLVQGNIGQDQKWQKNQKLNTLRLYQELTEQHWDSDVIIWPETSIPAFLSQVKEFYIDPLQTAAQAHGVDLVVGLPSSGQGKEYYNSVMTLGENQALYHKNHLLPFGEYLPLQPLSGWVLDKLQIPLGDFAAGGDRQTLLTAGGHAFVTTICYEDAFGELVARQVADAGYIVNMTNDAWFGDSSQPHQHMQMAQMRALETGRYLARATNTGVTGFVGPDGALRKQAPLFTTTTLTDYIVPMRGLTPYVILGDKGFFGVLAVLLLVTYVWHRKFGAGISKQGVEAV, from the coding sequence ATGCCGATTCCATCGAATAAACACAGCAGAGTAATGACGCGAATATTGAATTGTAAATGGGAACTTGCCGCACCGGTTTTTGGGATATTGCTCACCATGGCCTTTGCTCCATACGATTATGCCTACGCCGCAATCGGTGCATTAGTTTTCATTTACTGGGTTTGGCAGCGGCAGATGCCGAAGAGGGCGGTGCTTAGTGGTTATTTGTTCGGTTTGGGTTTGTTCGGTTCAGGTATTTGGTGGACGTATATCAGTATTCACGATTTTGGCGGCGGCGACCCGTATAGCTCGATAGCGCTGACGGCTTTGCTGGTAGCAGTTTGGGCTTTGTTCCCGGCCTTGACCGGCTGGTTTATCGCCAAAACCTCGATGTGGTCCGGGGCATGGCTACGTATAACGGCTGCCGCTGTCGCTTGGGTGGCGGTCGAGTATTTTCGCGGTTATTGGTTGTTGAATGGTTTTCCCTGGCTGCAAATTGCCTACAGCCAACTGTCTACGCCTTTGGCTGGTTATGCCCCACTGACCGGGGTTTATGGGGTCGGGTTTTTGTTGGCTGTATCGGCTTTTTCGTTAGTCGAGATATTGCGTGGCAAATTGCCGGCATTGCCGGGGCTGCTGGTTTTAGGATTAATTTGGGCGGGCGGTGGCTATTTGCGAACCGTGTCGTGGACTCAAGCCGCTGGCGCGCCGATCAAGGTAACATTGGTGCAAGGCAATATTGGCCAGGATCAGAAATGGCAAAAAAATCAGAAACTCAACACGCTCAGACTTTATCAAGAGCTCACAGAACAGCATTGGGATTCTGATGTAATCATCTGGCCGGAAACCTCGATTCCGGCCTTTCTATCGCAAGTGAAAGAGTTCTACATCGATCCTCTGCAAACTGCCGCGCAAGCGCATGGAGTTGATTTGGTTGTTGGGCTACCCAGCAGCGGGCAGGGTAAGGAGTATTACAACAGCGTCATGACCTTGGGCGAAAATCAAGCCCTTTACCACAAAAATCACCTACTGCCTTTTGGCGAATATTTACCGCTTCAGCCGTTATCGGGCTGGGTATTGGATAAATTGCAAATACCTCTGGGCGATTTCGCTGCCGGTGGCGACCGGCAAACGTTGTTGACGGCGGGCGGTCATGCGTTTGTCACTACTATTTGTTATGAAGATGCCTTCGGCGAGTTGGTTGCCAGGCAGGTTGCGGATGCCGGCTACATCGTCAATATGACCAACGACGCCTGGTTCGGCGATTCGTCGCAGCCGCATCAACACATGCAAATGGCGCAAATGCGGGCGCTGGAAACCGGCCGCTATTTGGCACGAGCCACCAATACTGGTGTGACCGGGTTTGTAGGTCCGGACGGTGCATTACGTAAGCAGGCGCCTTTGTTTACTACGACTACTTTAACCGATTATATAGTGCCGATGCGTGGTCTTACGCCTTACGTCATCTTGGGTGATAAAGGTTTTTTCGGGGTGTTGGCCGTATTGCTGCTGGTGACGTATGTCTGGCATCGCAAGTTCGGTGCGGGTATTTCCAAACAAGGCGTTGAAGCCGTTTAG
- a CDS encoding DUF1244 domain-containing protein encodes MIQSNNVELEAAAFRQLLAHLQQHTEVQNIELMVLADFCRNCLAKWYAAAAAERAIDIDYEQARQIVYGMPYSEWKDKYQREATPEQLAAYDAKQKLKAQS; translated from the coding sequence ATGATTCAGTCCAATAACGTCGAGCTGGAAGCGGCGGCTTTCAGGCAACTACTAGCCCATTTACAACAGCATACCGAAGTGCAGAATATCGAACTGATGGTGCTCGCTGATTTTTGCCGGAATTGCCTGGCTAAATGGTATGCAGCCGCCGCCGCAGAACGCGCAATCGACATTGATTACGAGCAAGCACGGCAGATTGTCTACGGCATGCCTTACAGCGAATGGAAAGATAAATATCAACGCGAAGCCACTCCGGAGCAACTGGCAGCGTACGACGCAAAACAAAAACTGAAAGCGCAATCATGA
- a CDS encoding SPOR domain-containing protein → MAESTGSKNKKTLDAFADDLDAMLNIGDPSEQQVGKIDDDEAIDRLLVGDETFEPEAQQEIDEFADIDELLSANEPKAVSSLADDIDEFGDDFNADIGINPGREQQVIDDEFADIVDAENQGNPLDLPVDDVFEEVAELERVGQIDDFPEDTPVAAVGLAETAVDELENMAEIDEFSDDAELAGGNADFLIADFDISADDEYAPSAPPIVDDFADLEEPDNSVQASAPEPEPDLDQIFAAAVSEQNNEEELVVVQSNEPEIAPIADAVEQVQAAPVPPIQVIDHSSEIAALNRNIVDLKKHQQQMRHDLTEAAGKNELLGCLDSLESVQTEQKKTKRALDALAAKKPVAAYVANGIAVAALLIGTGLGIQGMIAKSQVGELVTIIGKLQEQVNAAPASDAADKEMLRKQLDELTVSNGVMATQIAELSKAGHADTGAAKANGDQAKPSAEIGSQIMQIGAAIEALQNKVSALEKGRAVAAAPAPKPEKKKPVPVEENWAVNLIAFKQDWYAKSKAQEFAGKGVPAKVVKTESKGENWYRLFVDGFKTQYEAAAYAAKIKKTLNLDSVWVTRNKE, encoded by the coding sequence ATGGCTGAATCGACTGGTAGTAAAAACAAAAAAACCTTGGATGCGTTCGCCGACGATCTGGATGCCATGCTGAATATTGGCGACCCCTCCGAACAACAGGTTGGCAAAATAGATGATGACGAAGCCATTGACCGTTTGCTGGTGGGCGACGAGACATTCGAGCCTGAGGCGCAACAGGAGATTGACGAGTTCGCGGATATCGATGAATTGCTGAGTGCGAATGAGCCTAAGGCAGTATCGAGTTTAGCCGACGATATTGATGAGTTTGGCGACGATTTCAACGCCGACATCGGCATTAATCCCGGACGCGAGCAGCAAGTTATCGACGATGAGTTTGCCGATATCGTCGATGCCGAAAATCAGGGGAACCCTTTAGATTTGCCGGTTGATGATGTATTTGAAGAAGTAGCGGAGTTAGAGCGGGTCGGTCAAATCGACGATTTCCCCGAAGACACCCCGGTCGCCGCAGTGGGTTTGGCGGAAACTGCGGTGGACGAGCTGGAGAATATGGCCGAAATAGACGAGTTTTCCGATGATGCCGAGTTGGCTGGCGGCAATGCCGATTTTCTGATTGCGGATTTCGATATTTCGGCTGATGACGAATATGCACCGTCGGCACCGCCAATCGTCGATGATTTTGCCGATTTGGAAGAACCCGATAACAGCGTCCAAGCAAGTGCGCCGGAACCGGAGCCGGATTTGGATCAGATATTTGCGGCAGCGGTCAGTGAGCAAAATAACGAGGAAGAATTAGTTGTCGTCCAGAGCAATGAGCCCGAAATAGCGCCGATTGCCGACGCGGTCGAGCAAGTTCAAGCGGCCCCAGTTCCGCCTATACAAGTCATCGATCATAGTAGCGAAATTGCCGCGTTGAATCGGAATATCGTCGACCTCAAAAAGCATCAGCAGCAGATGCGCCACGATCTGACCGAGGCGGCGGGTAAAAATGAGCTGCTTGGTTGTTTGGATAGTCTGGAAAGCGTACAGACCGAACAGAAGAAAACCAAGCGGGCCTTGGATGCCTTGGCGGCTAAAAAGCCGGTAGCTGCCTATGTGGCCAATGGCATCGCAGTGGCGGCGCTGCTGATCGGTACCGGATTAGGAATACAAGGCATGATCGCCAAGTCGCAAGTCGGCGAGTTGGTCACCATTATTGGAAAATTACAGGAACAAGTGAATGCTGCGCCTGCCAGCGATGCAGCGGACAAGGAAATGTTGCGCAAACAGTTAGACGAGTTGACGGTGAGCAATGGCGTGATGGCCACTCAGATTGCGGAATTAAGTAAGGCGGGGCATGCTGATACTGGTGCGGCAAAAGCGAACGGCGATCAGGCCAAGCCTTCTGCCGAAATCGGCAGCCAGATCATGCAAATCGGCGCTGCGATAGAAGCTTTGCAGAACAAGGTGAGCGCCTTGGAAAAAGGTCGAGCGGTAGCTGCTGCGCCGGCCCCTAAGCCGGAGAAGAAAAAGCCGGTACCGGTCGAGGAAAATTGGGCGGTCAATTTAATAGCGTTTAAACAGGATTGGTATGCCAAGAGCAAGGCCCAAGAGTTTGCGGGCAAAGGCGTGCCGGCCAAGGTAGTCAAAACCGAATCCAAGGGCGAAAACTGGTATCGTTTGTTTGTGGACGGTTTTAAAACCCAGTACGAAGCGGCGGCTTATGCGGCGAAAATCAAGAAAACCCTTAATCTCGATTCGGTGTGGGTTACCCGCAATAAAGAATAG
- the rimI gene encoding ribosomal protein S18-alanine N-acetyltransferase gives MWKLLHKLKDAVIYDADREFYAKVFPDSVDSKDLMRMRKMDHADLASVLKIEELNYEFPWSEGIFKDCFRTMTYTSWVCEAPDDNIVGYCIINVAAGEAHIMNISVNPVFQRQGAGRKMLEHLIEYARPRAEKIFLEVRPSNPGAINLYRQTGFREIGTRKNYYPAKNGREDAIMFALDLVPML, from the coding sequence ATGTGGAAACTGTTACATAAATTGAAAGATGCTGTGATTTACGATGCGGACCGTGAGTTTTACGCCAAGGTGTTTCCCGATTCGGTAGATAGCAAAGACTTAATGCGCATGCGCAAAATGGACCATGCCGATTTGGCTAGCGTCCTGAAGATCGAAGAGTTAAATTACGAATTCCCTTGGTCGGAAGGGATATTTAAAGATTGTTTCCGCACGATGACTTACACCAGTTGGGTTTGCGAAGCGCCGGATGACAACATAGTAGGCTACTGCATCATCAATGTTGCGGCTGGCGAAGCACACATTATGAACATCAGCGTCAACCCTGTCTTTCAAAGGCAGGGAGCCGGCCGCAAAATGTTGGAACACTTAATTGAATACGCCAGGCCTCGCGCCGAGAAAATATTCCTCGAGGTGCGCCCCAGCAATCCTGGCGCCATCAATTTGTACCGACAAACCGGCTTTCGCGAAATCGGCACCCGTAAGAATTATTATCCGGCGAAAAATGGTCGCGAGGACGCAATTATGTTTGCGTTGGATCTGGTTCCTATGCTGTAG
- a CDS encoding glycosyltransferase family 2 protein — translation MSCLVTVIIPTHNRPDLLDEAISSVVNQTLADWEAIVIDDCSTPPVNPAQLQKKFGTKVKVLRHPSSLGGAAAKNTGIKAASGKYIAFLDDDDLYAPTYLEKAVSTLQKHPEINTLFMSVAWFGPNSKWTHESYTDAMNKILADLAGTQVTETLLEFDADRLFKALLKRVPMAFQRPVAAREQVMQIGLYQEDCLLWDCDWALRAALNGQCGLVTEGLYLQRSAGQGYSSQPRRRVDHSLSNLEIKKQLIKRNVRPDLAKLIRLNYIQSAQDLSWEYINQNQGLLAVRTMLTSFRYGIHFLQIKFLAHAIYSWGLSLCSKEQK, via the coding sequence ATGAGCTGCTTAGTTACCGTTATCATACCTACCCACAACCGCCCCGACCTTTTGGACGAAGCCATAAGCAGCGTAGTCAATCAGACTTTAGCGGATTGGGAGGCCATTGTCATTGACGACTGCTCAACCCCTCCGGTAAACCCCGCCCAACTCCAGAAAAAATTCGGAACGAAGGTTAAAGTTTTGCGGCACCCAAGCTCTTTGGGGGGAGCCGCAGCGAAAAACACCGGCATCAAAGCCGCTTCTGGCAAATATATTGCGTTTCTGGACGACGATGACCTTTACGCGCCGACTTATTTAGAAAAAGCTGTTTCAACTTTACAAAAACATCCAGAAATTAACACGCTGTTCATGAGCGTCGCCTGGTTCGGCCCAAATTCAAAATGGACGCACGAATCCTACACTGACGCCATGAACAAAATATTGGCAGATCTGGCTGGAACGCAGGTTACGGAAACCCTGCTGGAATTTGACGCAGACCGTCTATTCAAAGCTTTACTAAAACGGGTCCCTATGGCGTTTCAACGACCGGTAGCAGCCAGGGAACAGGTTATGCAAATCGGCCTATATCAAGAAGATTGCCTACTTTGGGATTGCGATTGGGCTTTGCGTGCTGCGCTGAATGGCCAATGCGGATTAGTGACAGAGGGTTTGTACCTGCAACGCAGCGCCGGCCAGGGATACTCGTCTCAGCCCCGCCGCCGGGTGGATCACTCTTTATCCAATCTGGAAATAAAAAAACAACTGATTAAGCGGAATGTCAGACCTGATCTAGCTAAACTGATCAGGCTCAACTACATCCAATCCGCTCAAGATTTGAGTTGGGAGTACATCAATCAAAACCAGGGTTTACTAGCGGTTAGAACCATGCTGACTAGTTTCCGATACGGCATTCACTTTCTTCAGATTAAGTTTTTAGCGCATGCTATATATAGCTGGGGATTAAGTTTATGCTCTAAAGAACAAAAGTAA
- a CDS encoding 5'-nucleotidase, whose product MDNQKLVVAVSSRALFNLDESHAIFETQGKEAFCRYQIEHENEILPPGFGFSLVKKFLDINKAFPGAPLVEIILLSQNSADTGLRIFNSINHYELAISRAAFTSGVSPYEYIPAFGAHLFLSANGEDVRKALAAGYAAATIVSGAVANPSPQLRIAFDGDAVLFSDESERIYQQHGLAAFAANERNEAHKPLSDGPLKEFLSALHRIQTHFDQDLSPIRTALVTARAAPAHERVVRTLRAWGIRIDEALFLGGMPKGAFLKAFGADIFFDDQKGHCDSAESHQIAAAHVPHGVTNQHRP is encoded by the coding sequence ATGGATAATCAGAAACTTGTGGTTGCAGTATCGTCCAGAGCCTTATTCAATCTGGATGAATCGCATGCGATTTTCGAAACCCAGGGCAAGGAAGCCTTTTGTCGTTATCAGATTGAGCACGAAAACGAAATTCTGCCGCCGGGTTTTGGATTTTCCTTGGTGAAGAAGTTTCTGGATATTAACAAAGCTTTTCCCGGGGCGCCGTTGGTGGAGATTATCCTGCTGTCGCAAAATAGCGCGGATACCGGTTTGCGTATCTTTAACTCGATTAATCATTACGAACTGGCGATTAGCCGGGCGGCGTTTACTAGCGGCGTTTCGCCTTACGAATATATTCCGGCTTTTGGCGCGCATTTGTTTTTGTCGGCCAATGGCGAGGATGTCAGAAAAGCTCTGGCTGCCGGTTATGCTGCTGCGACCATCGTCTCCGGCGCCGTAGCCAATCCGTCGCCGCAGTTGCGGATTGCTTTTGATGGCGATGCGGTGCTGTTTTCCGATGAATCGGAGCGGATTTATCAACAACACGGTTTGGCGGCTTTTGCCGCCAATGAGCGCAACGAGGCGCATAAGCCCTTGTCCGACGGACCGTTGAAAGAGTTTTTAAGTGCTTTGCACCGCATTCAAACCCATTTCGATCAAGATTTGTCGCCGATTCGCACCGCCTTGGTCACCGCACGCGCCGCACCTGCTCACGAGCGGGTCGTTAGAACCTTGCGGGCTTGGGGAATTAGAATTGATGAAGCCTTGTTTTTAGGCGGCATGCCCAAGGGGGCGTTTTTAAAAGCGTTCGGGGCTGATATTTTCTTCGATGATCAAAAAGGCCATTGCGATTCCGCAGAGTCCCATCAAATCGCTGCCGCCCACGTCCCGCATGGCGTCACAAATCAACACCGACCTTGA
- a CDS encoding alkaline phosphatase — MIPTRCKSAILIGTLAFAVGTSQAEPALETPAFWLESGQNRIKAAEQLKANKAFAKNVILFVGDGMGIATITAARILEGQRKPGNRGGEENSLSFEAAPYVALSKTYSANQQTPDSAPTMSAIITGVKTNDGELSVGMQVARREKSADVINTYKVKTLLEQAEEKGLSTGVVSTARVTHATPAACYAHTSERDWESDAQVPEGATVPDIAKQLLEFEYGNGLEVALGGGRSMFLPETTPDPEDSDKFGSRKDGVDLTQRWLAQYPQSAYVYNKAGFDAIDSKQTEHLLGLFELSHMEYEHDRLGDKGGEPSLTEMTEKAIDILSKNKKGYVLMVEAGRIDHAHHAGNAYRALTETIELSNAVRKALEKTNPVDTLIVVTADHSHTFTIAGYPQRGNPIMGLVKQTGETGFAKDSNGLPYATLGYANGPGYRGQNGRPDLSVVDTAHPDFLQEAVVPLGSETHGAEDVAIFAFGPKAHLFHGVQEQSYIYQVMAHALKFKAGR; from the coding sequence ATGATCCCTACGCGCTGTAAATCCGCAATCCTGATTGGCACACTGGCCTTTGCGGTCGGAACATCCCAGGCTGAACCTGCTTTAGAAACGCCTGCATTCTGGTTGGAATCTGGGCAAAACCGCATCAAGGCCGCTGAGCAACTTAAAGCCAATAAAGCATTCGCCAAAAACGTGATTCTATTTGTCGGCGACGGTATGGGCATCGCGACTATTACCGCGGCGCGTATTCTGGAGGGGCAGCGTAAACCGGGCAATCGTGGCGGAGAGGAGAACTCATTGAGTTTCGAAGCTGCGCCGTATGTGGCGTTATCGAAAACCTACAGCGCCAATCAGCAAACCCCGGATTCCGCGCCGACCATGTCAGCCATCATCACTGGTGTGAAAACCAACGATGGCGAATTGTCGGTGGGGATGCAGGTGGCACGCCGGGAAAAAAGCGCAGATGTCATCAATACCTACAAGGTGAAAACCTTACTGGAACAGGCCGAGGAAAAAGGTCTATCGACTGGCGTGGTTTCTACTGCCCGAGTCACGCATGCCACTCCGGCTGCTTGTTACGCCCATACCTCTGAACGCGATTGGGAGTCTGATGCGCAAGTTCCTGAGGGCGCCACAGTTCCCGATATTGCCAAGCAACTCCTGGAGTTCGAATACGGTAACGGCCTGGAAGTGGCTTTGGGTGGCGGGCGTAGCATGTTTTTGCCCGAAACGACGCCGGACCCGGAAGATAGTGACAAGTTTGGTAGCCGCAAAGACGGTGTTGATTTGACCCAGCGTTGGCTAGCCCAATATCCGCAATCCGCCTACGTTTACAACAAAGCCGGCTTCGACGCCATAGACTCTAAGCAAACCGAGCATTTGCTGGGACTGTTCGAGCTTTCGCACATGGAATACGAACATGACCGGCTTGGCGACAAGGGTGGAGAGCCGTCTTTGACCGAGATGACCGAAAAAGCCATAGATATATTGTCGAAAAATAAAAAAGGCTATGTGCTGATGGTGGAGGCGGGCCGTATCGATCATGCCCATCACGCCGGTAATGCCTATAGAGCCTTGACGGAAACAATCGAGCTATCTAATGCGGTGCGCAAGGCGCTGGAAAAAACCAATCCTGTAGATACTTTAATCGTCGTTACCGCCGACCATAGCCATACCTTTACTATCGCCGGCTACCCGCAACGCGGAAATCCTATCATGGGCTTGGTAAAACAAACTGGCGAAACCGGTTTTGCCAAGGACAGCAACGGTCTGCCGTACGCTACGCTGGGATATGCCAATGGCCCGGGCTATCGAGGCCAAAACGGCCGTCCGGATCTAAGCGTTGTCGATACTGCGCATCCCGATTTTCTGCAGGAAGCCGTCGTCCCGCTGGGTAGCGAAACGCACGGTGCCGAAGATGTGGCGATTTTCGCGTTTGGCCCCAAAGCGCATTTATTTCATGGAGTACAAGAGCAAAGTTACATCTATCAGGTGATGGCGCATGCTTTGAAGTTTAAGGCCGGGCGGTAA